The nucleotide sequence AGACGGCGACATCCTCATTGGTGGGGCTAATGACCGACTTTTCGGCGTTTTGTGCAAATGCCTTGGTCAAGACAATTGGGCAACTGACGAACGTTTCTCTACGAACTCAGCGCGAGTAGCGAATAGAGATGTGCTCGAACGGATGATTGAAGACATTACAAGTTCCAAGCTTTCCAAAGAATGGCTTGATATCTTTGAGGGTACTGGTCTGGCGTATGCCAAGATTAACGATATCAAGGACACGCTGGAGCATTCACATGGTATGTGGCACTCAGTTGGTGGCGATAGCATACTGACGATGGCTAAATAGTTGTGGCGAGAGATATGATCAAGGAAATTCAGCATCCTGCATGTGGGCAGTTGAAGGTTCTCAACAGCCCTGTCAAATACTCCAGAACCCAGCCTTCGATCCGCACGCCGCCTCCACTACTGGGAGAGCATACTGATGAGGTATTAAGAGACGTACTGGGTCTAGATTCAGCTGAGATTGAGAGACTAAGAGAGAATAAGGCCGTCGGTGGATAATTAGACTCTGTATGTAGTAGTATAGCAAAATGGATCTATCGCTTCTACAAACACTTTGCCTGTCAAGCTTGCAGTCATCTACATGTAATCTAGCCTCTACATACAAGGTGCGAAAAAAAGTTGTTGTGTGGCAAATGTATTGCTATTTGAACTACTCCATGATTATAGCGGACGCAACACCAATCCCAGTACTGAAAAGCGTGTTAGCATCAACCGAATCGAGGCAACCTGGACAGTCTTACCTAGCACACATGCTAATAACaccaatctcctcctcccgTCTCCCAAGCTCCGCAATCAGCGTCGCAAGCTGCCTCGTCCCAGTAGCTCCAGTCGGATGCCCAATAGCAATAGCACCACCATTCGGATTAACACTATCGACATCCAAGCCAAGTTTATTAATGCACGCCAGAGTCTGACTCGCAAACGCTTCATTGAGTTCAATAACATCAACGTCTTTCTGCTCTATACCGACATGCTTGTACAGCCGTGGAATGGCATAGATTGGTCCCATGCCCATTTCGTCGGGCTCGCAGCCTGCGACTTGGGTTCCGAGGAATCGAGCTATTGGTTTTAGGCCGCGATCGGTTGCCCATGAGCGGCGAGCTAGGATGGCTGCTGATGCGCCGTCAGATATCTGGGACCTGTGTGCAGTGATCAGCAAGACCTCAAAAGCAAGTGGGCTGTGCTGTATTTACGAGTTTCCAGCGGTGCTCCCACCATCCTCCAGAAAAGCTGGTTTAATCTTGGCCAACTTCTCTAGAGTCACGTTTGGCCGGATAGTGTCATCTGCAGCAACCCGAACCTGTGAAGTCTCCCCAGTCTCGCTATTATATGCCGTATACTCAATCGGTActatctcctcctcaaaccTACCAGCAGCAAGTGCATCATTTGCACGAGTGTGACTCAGCAGCGCGTAGTCGTCTTGCATTTTGCGATCAACTCCATATCTCTTAGCCACATTCTCCGATGTAATGCCCATAGGCATGAGACAGTCCGCAGCTGCTTTGTCCTTGGTGTTGCGCAGAGTTGGACCCACGTCTTGGGGTATTCCACGAGACTGATAGTTCTTCGACATGCTTTCGACACCTCCAGCGAGAGCAACATCAATCTGACCCGCTTGGATGGCATGGGCCATGTGAGTTAGAGCCTGAAGACTACTCGAGCACTGGCGATTAACGGTGTGAAACGTCGTTGATGTCGGAAAACCAGCGTGTAAGATTGCCATTCTACCAGTCTTTGCAAAGCCCAGCTCCGCGAGGACATTCCCTATCAGAACATCTTGAACATCTCCATTCTGGATCTTAGCCCGCAGTGCCGCTTGGGCCATAACCTGAAGGACATGTCAGCCACAGTGTATGTGATCAACTATTATGAGATCAACCTACCGGCGCCAAAATGTCTTCCGGCCACGCATCTTTGAACCCTCCTTTAAACGCTCGTGTAATGGGACTGCGAACAGCTGATAAAATGACTATATCACTCGGTGACTTTGTCGACAGTGGTTTCAAACGCCTTGCAAGACTCGCCATTGCTTTTTCCCTTGTACTTTGTGTATCACCAATTGCAACAAGGCACTCTCAACTCTGTCCTGGTGTTCcatggtgttggtgatgctTTGCTTGGCAGCTTGAGCGCTATCCCTCTTCTGGCGTCCCACATTATGGCTTCAGTCTATATCCGTAATTCCGTACCTGGAGTTCCCCATGCTCATGTGGAGAAGAGTTCACACGCGTCACGCGCGTTCCATGTGGGGGAAGTGGAAGTGGAACGCGTTCGCCATGTCATGGCTGCGCTAAGCTCACTTCAGCGAGAGGGGAGCTACCATCCGCTCATTCTCATCCTACCCTGTATTGTCGTCCTTGATTGAGTTTCTGCAGACTGAGCAGCTTTTCACAGTAACAAACACCCTAGTCACAAGCAATCATGACTTTCGAGTTCGGAAAAGAAGTGTGTTATCCAGCCTACGAAGGCCGAGGGACGCCCAAAGTCTCATGCGGGCTCAAATTCCCCGAGGCCTGCTTACGTCACTGTCGCGATACCTTTGCCAGCTCAAGGGTGTATGTAATTTGTTCGAAGTCTTTGGCGCAATCTACAGACGCACTTGGCAGACTTCGCTCGGCCCTGGATAGCAGGATTGTCGGGGTCAGAATAGGCATCAATCCGCATACTCCAATTGCGCAAGTCCTCGAAGTCGTCAATGATGCGTCGAAACTCGACGTCGACTGTCTGGTGACGCTAGGCGCTGGTAGTCTAACAGATGCCGCCAAGTTGGTCAGGCTCGCATTGGCCAACTCGGTCACCActgaagaggagatgaaCACATTGTGGGGAACGCCAAAAAGCAATCCTGCGTTACGAAGTAACATATCCAGGCCGACTATTCCACTCATCCACATCCCGACATCACTGTCAGGCGGCGAGTTCCAAGCCATTGCTGGAGGAACAGAGTCCCTAGGCCATGCAAAGAGAACCTTTCACTGCGAGGGCGTCGATCCAGAACTCGTCATCCAAGATCCAGAGCTATGCCTCACTACCCCGGAGTGGGTTTGGCTTAGCACGGGTATCCGAGCCGTGGATCATTGTGTCGAAACGCTCTGCTCGCTTGTCTCAAACGATAAAGCCGATGAATGGTCGAAGAAGGGTCTGGTGAAGCTTGTCAGTGGTCTCTTGGCAAGCAAAGTAGATCAAAAGTCTCTACAAGCGCGACATCTATGCCATCAGGGAGTTGTGTCGTCTATGTGTGCCGTGTCAAGTGGTGTTCCACTCGGTGCGAGTCATGCTATCGGACATCAACTTGGACCACTTGGAGTTGGTCATGGTGAAACCAGCTGTATACTGCTGCCTGCTGTGTGCAAATTCAATTATGCTAAAAAGGCAAACGTTCAGAGACAGGAAGTTGTACGGGACTTGCTGTTGGAGCAGGATGAAGTTCGGCAGCTGCTGCAGGTGAAAGGTCTTAATAAGAGCGCCGTAAGTTTGGCCGATATCTTGGATGTGTTTATTTCTGCTCTGGGAATGCCGCGGTcacttgaagaagttggaaTTGGAGAGGATaagcttgaggttcttgCAAAAAATAGTCTGGACGACATCTGGATTCAGACCAATGCGCTCCCTATCACGGAGGCTAGCCAGGTCATGGAGATACTCAACATGTGCGTTAAAAGATCATAGAACCTGTATAGAGATAATTACATGCTTCAAACTAATACTGCCTATTGGTGTAGTACTCATACTTGCCCGCCAACCGAACCCGGAATGTGCGACCCCAGATAACCATCGGTAAACAGGTCAAAGCAACGGCAGTAGAGATGCAACCCAAGACCACGTACATATTGTAAACGCCCATGCCGTTCATCCACGGCGTGACGGCAAAGACTAGGCCCGTTGCAATGACGTTACGAACAAACACAACACCTGTCAATGCAGGACCTATGATCTTGAGAGAAGGTTAGACCATAGCAGGACGATTGGAGTTGGGATAACTTGCATGTTCGTGAGAATCCTGAAGGAATGTGAGGGACATATCTCCGCCGCCTCCAATGGCGAAACCGATGAAGCCTGCGCCTACAGCATTGATGATCCAAGGCATTCCCTTGGCAATGGTGAGTCCATACATGAGACATCCGATAGTCATGGATAACCCAGGAACCAGGAATAGCCACAATCTCGTCTCGGGCTCATAGATACCCCCACGGCGTTTCGCAATCTGCACAATGGACCAGTCAACGAGTGGTCCTCCAAAGATGGCTCCCAGGATTGCACCGATGAATGGAGGGATATTCATGTTTCCAACACCTGCAGCTGTGAAGTTATACGGCGGAATGGAGTAGAGTGAACTTTGTGTCACTGCTAGA is from Fusarium musae strain F31 chromosome 4, whole genome shotgun sequence and encodes:
- a CDS encoding hypothetical protein (EggNog:ENOG41) encodes the protein MTFEFGKEVCYPAYEGRGTPKVSCGLKFPEACLRHCRDTFASSRVLRSALDSRIVGVRIGINPHTPIAQVLEVVNDASKLDVDCLVTLGAGSLTDAAKLVRLALANSVTTEEEMNTLWGTPKSNPALRSNISRPTIPLIHIPTSLSGGEFQAIAGGTESLGHAKRTFHCEGVDPELVIQDPELCLTTPEWVWLSTGIRAVDHCVETLCSLVSNDKADEWSKKGLVKLVSGLLASKVDQKSLQARHLCHQGVVSSMCAVSSGVPLGASHAIGHQLGPLGVGHGETSCILLPAVCKFNYAKKANVQRQEVVRDLLLEQDEVRQLLQVKGLNKSAVSLADILDVFISALGMPRSLEEVGIGEDKLEVLAKNSLDDIWIQTNALPITEASQVMEILNMCVKRS